Proteins from one Sarcophilus harrisii chromosome 2, mSarHar1.11, whole genome shotgun sequence genomic window:
- the RNF122 gene encoding RING finger protein 122 isoform X2 has protein sequence MLNGCACSLGLIYNNRSCTMPPISFQDLPLNIYMVIFGTGIFVFVLSLIFCCYFISKLRHQAQSERYGYKEVVLKGDAKKLHLYGTCAVCLEDFKGKDELGVLPCQHAFHRKCLVKWLEVRCVCPMCNKPIAGPPEATQSIGTLLDELV, from the exons GATGTGCCTGCAGCCTGGGACTGATCTACAACAACAGGTCGTGCACAATGCCCCCCATCAGTTTCCAGGACCTCCCGCTCAACATCTACATGGTCATCTTTGGCACAGGCATCTTTGTCTTTGTACTCAGTCTCATCTTCTGCTGCTACTTTATCAG CAAACTCAGGCACCAGGCACAGAGTGAGCGGTATGGATATAAAGAG gtGGTACTGAAAGGTGATGCTAAGAAGTTACATTTATATGGG ACTTGTGCTGTCTGCCTAGAAGACTTCAAGGGGAAAGATGAGCTTGGTGTGCTACCTTGTCAACATGCTTTCCACAGGAA GTGTCTGGTGAAGTGGCTGGAAGTCCGATGCGTCTGTCCTATGTGCAATAAACCCATCGCTGGCCCCCCAGAGGCCACTCAGAGCATTGGCACCCTCCTGGATGAACTGGTCTGA
- the RNF122 gene encoding RING finger protein 122 isoform X1, producing MLNGCACSLGLIYNNRSCTMPPISFQDLPLNIYMVIFGTGIFVFVLSLIFCCYFISKLRHQAQSERYGYKEVVLKGDAKKLHLYGQTCAVCLEDFKGKDELGVLPCQHAFHRKCLVKWLEVRCVCPMCNKPIAGPPEATQSIGTLLDELV from the exons GATGTGCCTGCAGCCTGGGACTGATCTACAACAACAGGTCGTGCACAATGCCCCCCATCAGTTTCCAGGACCTCCCGCTCAACATCTACATGGTCATCTTTGGCACAGGCATCTTTGTCTTTGTACTCAGTCTCATCTTCTGCTGCTACTTTATCAG CAAACTCAGGCACCAGGCACAGAGTGAGCGGTATGGATATAAAGAG gtGGTACTGAAAGGTGATGCTAAGAAGTTACATTTATATGGG CAGACTTGTGCTGTCTGCCTAGAAGACTTCAAGGGGAAAGATGAGCTTGGTGTGCTACCTTGTCAACATGCTTTCCACAGGAA GTGTCTGGTGAAGTGGCTGGAAGTCCGATGCGTCTGTCCTATGTGCAATAAACCCATCGCTGGCCCCCCAGAGGCCACTCAGAGCATTGGCACCCTCCTGGATGAACTGGTCTGA